The genomic interval GCACCGGCCCCCGCCCGTGAGGAGCGCGAGCCCCGCACCCGTACGCCGCGGCAGCGCCGCCGCACCCGTGGCGGCTCCGCGGAGGAGGGCGCCGCGACGGTGCCCGCACCCGCCAAGGAGGCCGCTCCGGTCGCACCGGCCGGTGACGGGGCGTCCGACGAGGCGCCGCGTACGCCGCGCCGTCGCCGCCGTACCCGCGTCAGCGTCCCCGAGGCCGTCACCGAGGCGGCCGTGGCGGTCGCCGAGGCTCCGGTGGTTCCCGCTCCGGTGGTCGAGGCCGCGCCCGTGATCGAGGCCGCTCCGGTGGCCGCCCAGGTGGCCGAGCCGGTCGCCGAGGCCGAGCCGGAGACCAAGCCGCGCCGCCGTCGCAGCCGCGCCGCCGTGAAGCCGGTGGCCGAGGAGACGGCTTCGCCCGTCGCCGCGGCTCCGGCCGCACCGGCCGCGGCCGAGTTCCAGACCGTGGCCGTCGCCGCGGGCGTCGCGGAGCCGGTCGCCGAGCCGAAGGCGCTCAAGCCGCGCCGCCGCACCCGGATCGTGAAGCCGGCCGACGAGGTCGACTTCCAGATCGCCCCGGCCGCCGAGCCGGAGCCCGAGGTGAAGACGCGTCGTCGTCCGGCCCGCGCCACGACGAAGGCCAAGTCGGAGCCGAAGGCCGCGGCCACGTCGGCCGAGCCGAAGGCCCGGGCGGCCAGGACGACCAAGTCCCGGGCGAAGGCGGAGACCGCGGAGACCGAGGAGACCACGGAGAAGGTCACCGCGAAGGCCACGGCGAAGAAGGCCACCGCGAAGGCGGTCGCCTCCGAGCAGCCCGCCGTCGAGGCCCCGGCCGCCGAGGCGGACGCCAAGCCGCGCCGCCGCCGTGCCACCCGCAGCGTCACCTCGACCGCGACCCAGGAGGCCGCCGTGGTCTCCGAGGCCGAGGCCGTGGTGAGCGAGGCCGCCGCCGAGACGAAGCCGCGCCGCCGTCGCGCCACCCGCCCGGCGGGCAAGGCGTCGGCGACGACGACCGAGAGCTGACGCTCACGGCGACCCGGCACCACCTACGGCTCCGGCCCCCGCACACGCGGGGGCCGGAGCCGTTTCCGCTGCCCGGTGCCGCCGTGAGGGCCTCCCGGCGCTCTCGCCGGATGAGCTGCCCGGTGAGGCGTGGACGAGTGCGGCGGGGATAGCCTCGTCGTATGAGCCGCCCGCCCACCTTCGCCCCGCCGCCCTGTGCCCGCGCCCGTGTCCTTGAGACCGAGCGCGGCGACTTCGCCGTCCTGGACGCCGTACCGCGTACCCCGGAGCGGGCAACCGCCCTGATGCTGCCCGGATACACCGGCAGCAAGGAGGACTTCATCGCGCTGCTGGAGCCGCTGTGCGCGGCGGGCTACCGGGTGGTCGCGGTGGACGGCCGGGGGCAGTACGAATCGAAGGGGACGGACCGCCAGGAGAGTTACGCCCAGTCCGAGTTGGCCCGCGACGTGCTGGCCCAGGCGGCGGCTCTGGGCGGCGGGGACGGCAGGCCGCATCTGCTCGGGCACTCGCTCGGCGGTCAGATCGCCCGCGCCGCCGTGCTGCTGGACGCCACCCCGTTCCGCTCGCTGACGTTGATGTCCTCGGGGCCCGCTGCGGTCGTCGCGGCCCAGCGGGACAAGGTGAAGATGCTGAGCGACGCGTTGTCCGTGCTGTCCATGGACGAGGTGTGGGAGGCGATGCGGGCGCTCGATCCGCCGCAGGACGCGGACACCGGCGACGGTGCGGACATGCGCCACCGCTGGCTCGCCCACCACCCGGCCCAGTTGATCGCCACCGGGGCCCAGCTGGCCGCCGAACCGGACCGGGTGGACGAGCTGGCCGCCGTCGGGCTGCCCGTCCACGTCCTGTCCGGGGAGCGCGACGACGTGTGGCCGGTGGAGCTGTTCGACTCCATGGCGCGGCGTCTCGGTGCCCACCGCACCACGATCGCCGGCGCCGAGCACTCCCCCAACACCGCCCGCCCACGGGAGACCGCGAAGGCGCTGGCCGCGTTCTGGGACGGTCTGCCGGCCGCCTGACGCGCCGACGGCGCCCCCGACGCGTCCCGCCGGCCGTCGGAGGCGCCGCCACCGGCCGCCCCGCTTCCGTCAGTACTGCGACTGCAGGTGCTGCCAGAAGCCGTCGCGGAGCGCCCGTCGCAGGTGCGCGTGGCCGCGCAGCGAGTGCTGGAGCAGGCGTTCCGCCTCCACCAGCAGGTCCTGGTCGACGGAGCCCGGCAGATAGGGGTGGCCGGGCAGCAGGTCGGCCAGGGACTCCCGGCCGCGCGCGGCGAGCCAGGCGGCGGCGATCTGTGCGCCGACGAAGCGGACGTCCTCCCGGGAGGGGGCCGGACTGTCGTCCTCGTACGTGGTGACGGGCCGGCGTGTGACGTAGGGGCGGCAGAAGTCGAGCTCGAAGGTGCGCTGGCTGTCGACCTCCCACAGCAGCGGTTCGGCCTGGTTGCGCCCTTCGGCGGCCTCGATGCCCCAGAGGTGCACCCGCGCCCCGTAGCCCTGGGCGGCCTCCACCGCCGAGACCAGGTCCTCGTCGCCGCCGACGAGCGCCGCGTCGCTGATGGCCCGGTGCCGGGCGAGGGATTCGAGGTCGGTGCGGATGAGCGAGTCGACGCCCTTCTGCTGGTTGTTGGCGTTGAGGTTGCCGAGCCGCACCTTGACGTCGGGGAGTTCGGCGATGGCCTGCTGCTCGGTGGTGTGGATGCGGCGGCGGGCCCCGTCGTACCAGTAGACGCGCAGCAGCCTGCTGTCGGCGAAAATCGTGCGGGCCTTGTCGATGAAGGCCTCGATCAGCCCTTCCGCGTCAAGGTCGAAGGAGCGCCGGTCCTCGGTGCCGGTGACGAGCAGCCCGGCCGCGGCGTACACATAGCCGGCGTCCACGAAGATGGCGTGCGTCGACGGGGTCTTGGAGACCTCGATGAGCATCCGCTGGAGCAGCTCGTTGGTGCGGTCCAGGCGGGCGCCGATACCGGCTCCGCCGACGGACCGCGGGTCCGCCTCGTTCATGCGAACCTCATGGTCTGTGGTGGTGTGACTACCGACGGGTACTTAGACATCCAAAAAATTTCCTTAGCGTAGGGAATGTTTGCAGCGGGCAAGCCGTTGTAACCCACGTGGAACGCGAGGGAAGCCTCGCGTTCCTAGTCTTGCCGGTGGGACGCCCCACCGGCGCCAGCAGTTCTCCAGCAGGAGGATCAGACGAAGGGAAGCCCTATGCGCTTCGAGATCATGCGACTCGACGACGTCGACGGTACCGCCGTGGACAGCACCGTCGTGGACGCCGCCTCCGTCAACCGGATCGTGCAGCAGGCCGCAGCGACAGGCCAGCGCCTCTACATCCGGCCGGCCGACAGCTCGGCTTCGTAACGCATCTGGGCCCATGACGCCTGACGAGGCCCCGCGCCTCACCGCATTGCGCCGCTAAAGACGAAGCGCCCCCGCACGGAACGTCCGTGCGGGGGCGCTGTGGTGCGCGGGGAGCGGGTTCAGGAGGTCTGGATGACCTGGGTGACGCCGTTGATGATCTGCTGGACGGCGATGGCGGAGAGCATCATGCCGGC from Streptomyces sp. CA-278952 carries:
- a CDS encoding alpha/beta fold hydrolase, with translation MSRPPTFAPPPCARARVLETERGDFAVLDAVPRTPERATALMLPGYTGSKEDFIALLEPLCAAGYRVVAVDGRGQYESKGTDRQESYAQSELARDVLAQAAALGGGDGRPHLLGHSLGGQIARAAVLLDATPFRSLTLMSSGPAAVVAAQRDKVKMLSDALSVLSMDEVWEAMRALDPPQDADTGDGADMRHRWLAHHPAQLIATGAQLAAEPDRVDELAAVGLPVHVLSGERDDVWPVELFDSMARRLGAHRTTIAGAEHSPNTARPRETAKALAAFWDGLPAA
- a CDS encoding NYN domain-containing protein, whose amino-acid sequence is MNEADPRSVGGAGIGARLDRTNELLQRMLIEVSKTPSTHAIFVDAGYVYAAAGLLVTGTEDRRSFDLDAEGLIEAFIDKARTIFADSRLLRVYWYDGARRRIHTTEQQAIAELPDVKVRLGNLNANNQQKGVDSLIRTDLESLARHRAISDAALVGGDEDLVSAVEAAQGYGARVHLWGIEAAEGRNQAEPLLWEVDSQRTFELDFCRPYVTRRPVTTYEDDSPAPSREDVRFVGAQIAAAWLAARGRESLADLLPGHPYLPGSVDQDLLVEAERLLQHSLRGHAHLRRALRDGFWQHLQSQY